Below is a genomic region from Sphingomonas sp. KR3-1.
CGGCGCTGAAGCCGAAAGTGAAGGTGCGGCCGCTCGTCGTGTAGACGTCGGTGCGATAGGCATCGATGCTTTCGAACTGGCGGATCGGCTCGTTCGTCAGGTTGATGCCCTCGGCGATCAGGCGCACGCCCGGCAGAACGTTCACATGCGCCTGGAAGTCGACATTGTTGGTCGCGCGGATACCGGCACCGGCATTGACGTACGCATTGCTGGCGCCCGTCAGATACTCGCTGCGATAGGCATCCGACACGCGCACGCCCCACACCTTGTTCTCGTAGTAGAGCGTCGCGTTGAACGCCCATTTCGAGAGGTTCGGCAGCGGCAGCACGCGCGACTGGGTGACGTTGTTGGTGGTGTAGAACGCCGTGTAATGCCCGTCGAACCAGGTGCCGTTGCCGACGAAGCCGAGATGCTTGAGTGTGCCCGGCAGGAAGGTGAAGTCGTGCTGGAACGCGACCTCCACGCCCTTGATGTCGGCGCCCGGGCCGTTGATCGGCTGCGAGACGTCATAGGGGGTGTTGGCATCCTGGCCTTGGATCAGCAGCGAGAGCGGCAGCCCGGTCTGGCCATAGGGGATCTGCTTCGTCGACGAGGTGATGAAGCTGTCCATGTTCTTGTAGAAGAACCCGACCGAGGCGAAGCCATGGCTGTCCATGTACCATTCCGCCGAGCCTTCGACCGAGGTGGCCTTGTAGGGCTTGAGGAACGGGTTGCCGAGGCTCAGCGAGCCGCCGTTCGGGCGCGTGGTGATCGATCCCGCCGCGGCCAGGTCGCCCAGGCCCGGACGGTTGACGTTGCGGCTGGCGCTCACGCGCAGCACCACCTGCTTCGACACGTCGAGCGCCACATTCGCCGCCGGCAGCCAGCCGTGGCTGTTCGTGCCGATCGCCACGGGCGTGAACCCCGTGCCGGTCGCCAGATGGCCCGACGAGATCAGGTCGGTCGAGTAGTAGCGCAGGCCCGCATTGGCGCGCAGACGCATGCCGCCCAGCATCGTGTCGAGGTCGAACTGGGCGAAGCCGGCCCAGGTCTCTTCGTCGACGCGGTAGTCGCTGCCCGCCTGGAGGTTGGCGGCGGTCAGGTCGCGCTTGTCGCCGATCAGCGCATAGGTGCCGTCGACGTTGCCGACGATGTACTGGACCTGGGTGTCGACCGCCACCGTGTCCTTCAGGCTGTTCGGGATCGTCGTGAGCGTCGGGGTGTTGTGGAACACCTTGTTCGCCCAGGTATAGCCGCTGTTGATGAAGTGCTTGTACTCGCCGCCGGCCTTGAAGGTCAGCGCATCGTTCAGCGCATAGGCACCGTCCAGCTTGCCGGTGGCATAGCTGTTGGTGATCTTGTTCTCCTGCACGTCGAGGCGCTGGAGCTGCCAGTTGTTCGGATCGGTCAGGCTCTTGTCATAGGTGTTGACCGGGATCGTCGGGCGGTCGTCATAGCTGAAGGCGAAGTTCTTCGCTTCCATGAACACCTTGTCGAACACCGGCTGCGCGAAGTCCGATTCCTCGTAGCCGCCCAGCGCGCGGACGGTGAAGCGGTCGGTCAGCTTCCACTCGGCATTGACCACGCCCTGGTAGAAGTCGGTGTGGTTCTTCACGATGTGGTGCTCGGAGCGCAGGTCGATGCCGGTGAAGCTCGCCGCGCGCAACGTGTTGGTGCCGTCGATCACTGCGCTCTGGATGACCTGCGCGCCGTTGATCGTGGTGCCGGTCAGCGGGTTGGCGCCGGCGGTGGCGAGCGCATAGTCGTCGCGATAGTCCCACAGCCGCCCGTAGAGCAGGTCGACGTCGAGCTTGAAATTGTCGCCCGGGTGATATTGCAGCGACGAGGTGACCCCGAGGCGCTTGCGATCGGTGTACCAGCTCGACGGCGACTGGGCGGTGGGCTGCCACACGCCGTTCAGCAGCTTGGTGCGCGTATCTGCATCGATGTTGGGCCCGATATTCGCTGCGGCATATTTGGTGAGGCCCCAGCCCCAGTTACGATAGCCATATTCGTTGTTGCGGATCTGGCTGTAGGCGACCGAGATCAGCGCGCCGAAGCTGTCGCCATGCGTCGAGGCCAACGCGACGACGCGCGGAGTGACGCCGCTGGTGTTGCTGTTGGTCTGGCCCTTGGCCGAGACGACGAACTTCGAGCCCTGATAGTCGAACGGCCTGGCGGTGGAGAGCTGCACCGTGCCGGCGATACCGCCCTCGTCCTGCTCCGCCGCATAGGACTTCTGCACCGCGACGCGGTTGAACAGCTCGGAGGCGAACAGGCTGTAGTCGAACGA
It encodes:
- a CDS encoding TonB-dependent receptor translates to MNQIKGVSLFTLAIALATPAIAQAHPKEDAAATRAMRFDIAASDLRGALTEFSRVTGLQVVVAPGAVTGRRTSGVRGALTTRAALDQLLRGTSLVASMRGSVVVLKPAAKAPAPRLTPVAAAPREAAIAQDAPATTAEVQAEPVSEIVVTGFRQSLTEAQRLKRGAVGAEDDIVATDIAAFPDLNLAESLQRVPGITITRDTGEGRQIALRGLGADFTRTQLNGMEVLGNTASGMDNRGAVSRSRSFDYSLFASELFNRVAVQKSYAAEQDEGGIAGTVQLSTARPFDYQGSKFVVSAKGQTNSNTSGVTPRVVALASTHGDSFGALISVAYSQIRNNEYGYRNWGWGLTKYAAANIGPNIDADTRTKLLNGVWQPTAQSPSSWYTDRKRLGVTSSLQYHPGDNFKLDVDLLYGRLWDYRDDYALATAGANPLTGTTINGAQVIQSAVIDGTNTLRAASFTGIDLRSEHHIVKNHTDFYQGVVNAEWKLTDRFTVRALGGYEESDFAQPVFDKVFMEAKNFAFSYDDRPTIPVNTYDKSLTDPNNWQLQRLDVQENKITNSYATGKLDGAYALNDALTFKAGGEYKHFINSGYTWANKVFHNTPTLTTIPNSLKDTVAVDTQVQYIVGNVDGTYALIGDKRDLTAANLQAGSDYRVDEETWAGFAQFDLDTMLGGMRLRANAGLRYYSTDLISSGHLATGTGFTPVAIGTNSHGWLPAANVALDVSKQVVLRVSASRNVNRPGLGDLAAAGSITTRPNGGSLSLGNPFLKPYKATSVEGSAEWYMDSHGFASVGFFYKNMDSFITSSTKQIPYGQTGLPLSLLIQGQDANTPYDVSQPINGPGADIKGVEVAFQHDFTFLPGTLKHLGFVGNGTWFDGHYTAFYTTNNVTQSRVLPLPNLSKWAFNATLYYENKVWGVRVSDAYRSEYLTGASNAYVNAGAGIRATNNVDFQAHVNVLPGVRLIAEGINLTNEPIRQFESIDAYRTDVYTTSGRTFTFGFSAEF